The DNA region GGCGACGGCAAGGACGACGACGGCGAAGCGGCCCCACACGCCGAGGAAATAGACCGTCACCACGATCAGCCCGGACCACATGCCCGTGCACCAGATGCAGTTCATGAACTCGCACATGAGCCGGCGCCAACCGCGCGCGGCGGTCTTCAGCCGGCCGCCGTCGCGGTCCATGAAGGCGGCGCGCACCATCTCGAAGATCTTGTCGTAGGTGAGCAGATGCACGACGCGAAACGCGCCGAAGGCGAGCAAGGTCAGATCGAGGAAGGTGAGCGCGGCCGGATCGAACGTGCCGTAGCGGCCGATCAGAAACACCGCAAGCGCGCACAGCGCCGCGAACACGACGAGCGCGATCACGCTCCAGAAGTGCTGCTCGTCGCGGATTTCGGCATCATGCACGCGCGCCGTCGTGTCAGACATGGCCGGGCCCCGGTCGCGTCATCATCGGCGGAGGCTCCGGTGATAGAGGCTCCAGTTCGGGTTGATGAGGCAGGCGCGATCGTGCGGCGCATAGGCCTCGCAGATCGCCCGCGTCGGATAGCGGCAGTCCCAGGCGACGTCGACGAAGACGGCCTGCGCCGTGCACCAGCGCGCCTCGGTGACGGCGAGGGCCGGTTCGACCAGGACCGTGCGCGCCTCGGCGGCGCTTGCGGCGGCGAGCACGGCGGCGAGGGCGAACAGGGCGCGCATGGCTACTTGTCCTGCTTCTTGTTCTTTTCCTGCTCGATCACTTTTTCCTTGGGCAGCGGCTGCTGCGACGGGTCCTGACTGGTCTGGCCCGGCTTCTTCCACGGCTCGTGGGTGGCGGAACTGGATTTGTCGTCTGCTTTGTCGGTCATCGGGAGGTCCTCGCGTTGCGGGAACCCAACGTGCGGTTCGGAGGTCCGTTCCCCGGCGGTGCCCGGGGATGCGGCGAGCGAGCGCTAAAGCTCCGCCGCCCGTGTTCTTTGGCAGGCGCCGGGTACGCCTTCAGTCCCTTGCATTCCCTTGCCCCCGCCACACGCGAGGGGACGGCGCGCCGAGCGGCGCGACGGTCTTCGTCTCTGAGCCGCGCTCCGCTTTTGGCGAAACGCGGGCGCCTCTCGGCGCGCCGTGGCGGCGTCTTCCAACGGCGGGCCGCGCTTTCAACGGAGGCCCATCGCAAGCGGCGTGGGTCCTCGGTGTCAGCCGGCTCCCGGCGGGGGGTCTTAGTGCCCCCGGGCGGTGACCGCCGCCGCTCGAGCGCGGAAGGATGCGTTACGTCCTCCGCCCGCGAGCGCCGCGTCCCACCCCGTCCTCGTAACGCCTCGCGACGACGCCCTTCGGTGGATGAGACCGGAGGATTATGGTCTCAGCCGCCGAAAGGTCAATAGTCCTAGCTAAGAAAAAAGGGGCCTCGCCTTACCAGCCGTAATAGCGCCGGCCATAATAGGGGCGCTCGACATAGACCGGCGCCGGCTCCTGAACCACCACGGTTGCCGGCGGCGGTGGCAGTACGTTGCCCTTGGCCGTCATGCATTGCGCGTAGACGGTGTCGTAGCGCTGCTGGATCGAGCCGCCGGTGGCGGCGGCGCGGTTCGAGCCGACGACCGCGCCGGCGGCAAGGCCGGTGCCCGCGCCGATGGCCGCGCCCGCGCCGACATTGCCCGACAGCGAGCCGATGGCGGCGCCGCCGAGCGCGCCGAGCGCCGTGCCGATGACGGCGCTTTGCGCCGCCTGCTGGTTCGCCTCCTCGCCGGGCGAGCGATAGCCGACCGCGGCCTGCGCCGACGACTGGCAATACTGATCGTCGCGCTGGAAGGCCGCGTAGGACTTGCCCCTGCCGGGCATGACCGACACCTGCGGCTCCGCCGGGCCGGTGGATGCGCAGCCGGCGAGGCCGAGGCAGAGCAGGCCGAACACGGCGACGTGAGACGTTTTCAGAATCATCTCGGCAATTCCTCCGTTGAGGCGGTGGATTTAACAGGGGAGCGCGGGGAGCGGAAATTAAAAAGGCGGGACGGCGCGGACGTTTGGATCGGTCGTGCCCGAGAAGCAACACGGTCCGAGCGGCCGTTCCATGGTCAGCTTGACGCACACCTGACGGTTGCGGACGATAAGGAAACGGTCTTTACGTGTATATAATTATACGTATATTTGCATGGCCGCTTCGGCAGTCGAAGCACGGATCGCGACGCCGAAGCAGGAGATCGACCTGATCCGCCAGCGTCTGACAGACGCGGCGCGCGATCACAGGCAAAGGCAGAACTGATGGCGAAGCGAACGAAACCTCAGATCGGTCGTGGCAACGTCTTTGCCGCTCTTGGGCTGCCGAACCCGGGGCAGGAGCTGTTGAAGGCGCAGCTCACATTGCAAATCTACAAGATCATCAAGGACCGCAAGCTGACGCAGGCGCAGGCGGGTGAAGTGCTCGGCATCAAGCAGCCGCATGTCTCGGCGCTGATGCGCAACCGCGCGGGCACGTTCTCGGTCGGGCGGCTGATGGCGTTCTTGACCGCGCTCGGCCAGGACGTGCGCATCACCGTGAAGCCGGCGAAGAAGCGGCAAGGCGAGATGGAAGTGGTGATGGGGTGAATAGCAAAATGCGCTGGACGTCGAAGTCCTGGACAGCGCGAATTGGAACTGGCGCGGCAGCGGGCGAAGGAGGTGCCATGATCAAATTCAGCACGTTGCACAAGAAGTGGATGAAAGACCCGGAGTATCGCAAGGAATACGATGCGCTGGAGGAGGAGTTTGCATTGATCGAGGCGCGTGCGCGCGCGGGCCTGAGCCAAGCCGAACTCGCCAAGCGCATGAAGACGACGCAAAGCGTGATCGCGCGGCTGGAGAGCGGACGGACGAAGCCTTCGACACGCACGTTGCAACGTTTCGCGGCCGCGACCGGGCACCGGCTGAAGATCAGCTTCGAGCCGGTGGAGAAGAGCAGGAAGAGGGTGGGGAAGTAGCGTGGGTAGGGCGCGTTAGCGCAGCGTAACGCGCCGACGAGTGTAATGGCGGATTACGCTTCGCTAATCCGCCCTACGGGCTGACGCTTTAAGGCAAAGCCTTTCCCGCTGTCATTGCCGGGCTTGACCCGGCAATCCATGAGGCCACGCCGCATATTCGGCCGTACGTTTGTTCACGTGGCGCTTCATCATGGATGCCCGGGTCAGGCCCGGGCATGACGCTTTTCTCCTATTGGCTCGGCGGAAGTTTTGAAAATATCTTACGCCAATTTGCTTTCTTCCGCTTGAAGCCTTTAAGCCAAGGTTCGTAGTCCGCTTCATTGGGCAATAACCCAGTTGTTGCCACGGGCGTCCAGTCTGCTTGCTCCGGCGACAGCCCATTGAGCCAGTACCGCCATCGATAACGCTTGCTTATCTTTTTCGCGTATCGATGCAAGTCATCGGAAAATATGCGAGCAAAGAAAATACAGTCATCTGTCTTGGCAAATAGAGCTGCAACATTCGTTTTAAATCGCTCGTCGATTACGCCGTCCTGCGTTCGCAGCCCTAGAAGCATTTGTAGTTTTGCATCGCTAGTTTTATCTGATGTCTGAAATTCTTCGACTAATCGGTTTCGGCCTTCAATCACCAATCGCAATACGTCGACGGAGTCGGCCAGCTCGGTTACGGCGGCAAGTCCGCGCCCGCGAATTGCGACTCTATCAAGTATCATTTTTTCTAAAGCGTCTATTGGTGTTTTGATTGGGGATAGGCTTCTCAGCTCTGCCGCGTAGGAGAAGGCAACACGAGCTCCTCCTGTTGCTCGACTTTTTCTGTAGCTCTCATAATTGTTTTTTAGCTGCTCATACTCGTCGTAAATTGGCTTCACATACTGTCTCTTAAGTGCGAGATGGCTGTTCGCGATTTGAATTGCGAGCATATCGGCGGCGGCAATTGCATTAAGCTCTGTCACTATCGCTTTTTTTGTTTGTGCTCGGCTGGCAAGCCACGCGCCGGCAAATGTGCCAAAAGCGGATGCGATTAGCGTTCGGAAAAGATTTGCATCAAGAAATGTGATGGCTGTTTTTAGTTCTTGCAGGTCCATTCGGCTCCCCAAGGCCTTGATTGTTTGTCTAGTGATATCGCTCTAAGTTTAGCCGGGGATTCTGTGGTCGGTAAGTGCGACGAAATGCGAGGCAAGTCGTGGACTTTGCCTTTTCTCACCCGGGCCCCTTGGTTATGGCTGCGATGCTAAATTTGGAATTGTGTCTAGAAGTTTGGTCCGAACACAAAATCATAGGTTACAGTTTTTAGATGCAGGCGATTTAAGGAATGGAGCGAGACTTTCTTGCGCTCTAAAGCCTCTGGAAAAATGCAGATGTTCTGACTTATTGGTTCTTGGGCGACGTTCGTGAAAAAGCTGTTGGCTATAAAGCCATCTACAGGAAGATTTGTCTTGATGGACGAGGCTAATCTGCGAGCTATGGCATAGATTTCCTCTGCTCTGGTCAAAGTGATTCCGTTGAAAAAGTACTCCAGCGCATCAAAAGGGGACGTCGGCTCCTCTTCCTTGTAATTCGCAGTTAAGTCGGCCAGATGGAGCTCGGATGCTGCTTCAAATGTCGCAACAAAAATATCGTCAGTAATCGCGACGCGGCATTCATGTAGGCAAACTGATACGCTAGGGGATGTATATAGAAGCGGTGATGCCGCATCATCAAAGCGGCCATACTCTCGCGAGAGGTTGCCGGGTGGCAGGCCGTACTGCGTGGGATTGGATGTGGCGTTCTCCGGGACATTCTTTCTTATTCGGAAAACTTTGGTCCCTTTTGGAATCGACTTGATAGATAACTGTTTGACGATGGACGAAATTGTTTCGTCCGGAATAACGTATGGATCGACGTAATGGTTGGTTATGCCAAGCTGCCACAAGTTGGGCGCGTTAAGAAAAAGCCTTCCCCCGATCTCTCTTTTTATCAGTAACCAGTCGTGTGTGGTGGCCTCGTCGAGTTCGACTTTATCTTCGGAGTGCTTGTTATACATTAAGATTGGTGTCCAGCCTCCGACTCCGTGCGGGATAGTGCCTTGGACAAAGAAGCGATGTGTGAGTCGTTCAAGTCTCTTCGAGTCCAGCTTCATGCCTTCAGTGGAATTGCAGTTTCGGCATTTGGTCGGAATTCTCACTCCTTGTTTTGCGGCCTCGATTCGTAATCCATGATTGGCGAAACAATCAGAGCATAGGACAAATTTCATCTTGATGTTCTTTTTGCTGCCTATATTTGTTTCTTTCGCCGTTTAGTATATCCGAGCGTGCGTCTAGCCGTTACGAAAGTGCCTCCCCATGAACGCCCCCACCAAATCCCCGCTGCCGCCCTACGCCCACACACCCCTGTTTCCCCTGGGGCCGGATAAGACCAAATACCGCAAGATCACGTCGGACGGCGTGAAGGTCGAGAAGATCATGGGCGAGGAGGTGGTGACCGTCTCGGCCGAGGCGATCCGGGCCCTTGCCGAGGCCGCGTTCATCGACATCAATCACCTCTTGCGCCCGGCGCACCTCAAGCAGCTCCGCGCCATCCTCGACGATCCGGAGGCGACGTCGAACGACAAGTTCGTCGCTTACGACCTGCTGAAAAACGCCAACATCGCCGCCGGCGGCGTGCTGCCGATGTGCCAGGACACCGGCACCGCCATCATCATGGGCAAGAAGGGCCGGCGCGTGTGGACCGACGGCTCGGACGAGGCCGCGCTCGCGCAAGGGGCGCGCGACGCCTACCTCAAGAAGAACCTGCGCTATTCGCAGCTCGCGCCGCTCTCGATGTTCGAGGAGAAGAACACGCGCTCCAACATGCCGGCGCAGGTCGAGATCTACGCCGAAGGCGACGACGCCTATAAGTTTCTGTTCGTCGCCAAGGGCGGCGGTTCGGCCAACAAGACCTTCCTGTTCCAGGCGACGCCGTCGATCCTCACGCATGAGCGCCTGATCGCGTTCCTCAAGGAGAAGATCCTGACGCTCGGCACCGCGGCGTGCCCGCCGTATCACCTCGCCATCGTCATCGGCGGCACCTCGGCCGAGATGAACCTGAAGACGGTGAAGCTCGCCTCGACCAAGTATCTCGACGAGCTGCCGACCGAGGGCGGCGAGGACGGCCACGCCTTCCGCGATCTCAACATGGAAGCGGAAGTGCACAAGCTGACGCAGTCGCTCGGCGTCGGCGCGCAGTTCGGCGGCAAGTATTTCTGCCACGACGTGCGCGTCATCCGCCTGCCGCGCCACGGCGCGTCGCTGCCGATCGGCCTCGGCGTGTCGTGCTCGGCCGACCGCCAGGCGCTCGGCAAGATCACCAAGGACGGCGTCTATCTCGAGGAGCTCGAGCACCATCCGGCGGAGTATCTGCCGGAGGTCGACGCCGCCACGCTCGGCGGCGAGGTGGTGAAGGTCGATCTCAACCGGCCGATGAAGGACATCCTGGCGCAGCTGTCGCAGTATCCGGTGAAGACGCGGCTCTCGCTCACCGGGCCGCTGGTCGTCGCGCGCGATCTCGCGCATGCCAAGCTGCGCGAGCGGCTGGAGAGCGGGCAGGGGCTGCCGGACTACTTCAAGAACCATCCGGTCTATTACGCGGGTCCGGCCAAGACGCCGGAAGGCTATGCCTCGGGCGCGTTCGGCCCGACCACGGCGGGGCGCATGGACTCGTTCGTCGATGCGTTCCAGGCGGCGGGCGGCTCGATGGTGATGCTGGCCAAGGGCAACCGCTCGGCGGCGGTGCGCGACGCCTGCAAGAAGTACGGCGGCTTCTATCTCGGCTCGATCGGCGGCGCGGCGGCGAATTTGGCCGAGCACTGCATCAAGAAGGTCGAGGTGGTCGAATATCCCGAGCTCGGCATGGAAGCGATCTGGAAGATCGACGTCGTCGACTTCCCGGCCTTCATCGTCATGGACGACAAGGGCAACGACTTCTTCAAGGAGCTCAACCTCGCCTGATCGCCGGGCGCAGGTTGGCGCGCGCAGTCATGAAGCAACATGGCCGGCCTTGGCGCCGGCCATTGTCGTTTGGGGATGCGGTCAGGCGAAGCCGTACAGCGCCTTGGCGTTGTGCGCGAAGATGCGGTCGCGGACGGCGGCGTCCGGCACCCATTCCGCCATCAGGTCGATCAGCGCGCCGTCGTTCGGCATCTCGCGTCCGGCCATGTTGACGTGCGGCCAGTCCGAGCCCCACACGAGCCGCTCCGGCGCGTGCTTGACGAACAGCTTGGCCAGCGGCGTCACCGCCGCATACGGCAGGTTGTCCGTCGTGCAGCGCATCGGCCCCGACAGCTTCAGCCAGACGCGTCCGGTGTCGAGCATCCGGAGCACCGCTTTGACCGCCGGCTGGTCGACACCGCCGGCGGCGGGGATGCTGGCGAAGTGATCGAGCACGATGTCGTTCGGCAGCGCCAGAAGCTTGTCGGCGTAATCGACGATGTCGGTGCCGTGCGGATAGAACTGGACGTGCCAGCCGTGTTCGTGCGCGCGCGCGGCAGTCTCGGCGTTGTAATGCGGCAGGTGGCCGCCGCGCTTGTCGCTGATCATGCGCAGCCCGCGCACGCCGAGCTTGCCGAGCCGCGCGAACGCAGCCGACGGCGTATCGTCCGGCATCAGCGCGACGCCGCGCAGCCGCTCGGGATATTGGGCCAGCACGTCGGCGAGCATCGTGTAGTCGCGGCCATAGCCGCCGGGGCTGACGATCACCGCGGTGCTCAGCCCGACGGCGTCCTGCATCGCGAACAAATCGGCCGGCAGCGCGTCGTGCGACACGTAAGGACTGTCCGAGGCGAAGCGATATTTGTGCGACGGTCCGAACAGATGGACATGCGTGTCGCAGGCGCCAGGCGGCAGCGCGAACGTCGGCTTGGTCGGGTCCGGATCCGGCGGCTGATTGAGGAGGGGCATTGCGATGGTCTCTTCCGACGGCGGGTTACTTCAACTTGATGTCGGCGCTCTTGGCGAGCTCGCGCCATTGCGGCAGCTCCTGCTTGATTTTCGCGTCGAACGCCGCCGGCGTGCCGCCGACCGGATTGACGCCGTCGTGCTGGAGCCGCTCGGCGATCGCCGGGTCGCGCGCCGCCTTGGCGCTCGCGGCGGCGAGTTTGTCGACGATGGCCTGCGGCGTGCCGGCCGGCGCCATCAGGCCGATCCAGAGAATGCCTTCGTAATCGGGCAGCCCTTGCTCGGCGATGGTCGGCGTGTCCGGCATCAGCTTGGAGCGGTGCTTGCTGGCAATGCCGAGCATGCGCAGGCCGCCGGCTTCGACTTGCTGATGCGAGGTGGCGTAGGTGTCGAGCTTGATCTGGACGACACCGGACAGGAGATCGGTCATGGCCGGTGCCGCGCCGCGATAATGCACCGGCGTCACTTGGATGCCGCTGCGCTTGAGCAGCAATTCCATGGTCAGATGCGGCAGGGTGCCGACGCCGGCCGAGGCATAGTTGGCCTTGCCGGGATTCTTCTTCGCGTAATCGACGAATTCGGCGAAGGTCTTGAACGGCGCGTTCGGGTTGCTCACCAGAACCTCCGGCACCTCGGCGATGATCGAGACCGGCGCGAGATCCTTCTCCGTGTTGTACGGCAGCTGCGCCTGCAACGCGTCGTTGATCGTGAGGTTGGGCGTCGCGATCAGCAGCGTGTAGCCGTCGTGGCTCGCCTTGGCGACGGAGTCGGTCGCGATGATGCCGCCGGCGCCGCCTTTGTTTTCGATGACGAAGGTCGTGCCGAGCTCGCGGCCCATGTGGGTGGCGATGAGGCGCGTGACGATATCGACCGCGCCGCCGGCCGGGAACGGCACCACCAGCCGGATGGGTTTGTCGGGATACTCGGCGTGGCCGCGCGCGGTTTGCGACAGGACGAGCGCGAGCGCGGTGAATGCACAGGCAACGGTACGCAACGGTCTCATGGCGGTGATCCTCCCCGGCGCGCCACGGCTCCAGCACGCAGTTTGTTGATGCACGGCGATGTCCGGCGTGCCCGCCGCCACGCCGGCGCGGCGTGTCATCATCCGTCGTTTGACGGCACTGTCGGCGGATCGCGCCAGATTGTCAACAATATCGTTGACAATATTGTGGGAAATTGGCCAAGCTGGAGGAACGGCGCGGACGATCCGAGTCGCCGGCCGGCCCCAAGACGGGTGACACAGTGGCGAGCGCAGTCAGCCTTTCTCCAACGCGCAACGGCGACGCGACCGATCAGTTGCGATCGCTGATCCTCGGCGGCCGGCTCATGCCCAACCAGCGGCTGGTCGAAGCCGACCTCGTGACGATGCTGGGTTCGAGCCGCAGCCATGTGCGCTCGGCGCTCGCGCGCTTGGAGCAGGAGGGGCTGGTCGTCTCGGCGCCCAATCGCGGCGCCTGGGTGCGGCTGGTCACCGGCGAGGAAGCGATCGAGATCACGCAAGCGCGCGGTGCCCTCGAAGGCCTCATCGTCCGCCAGGCGGCGCTCAACGTCACCAAGGCGGACACGGCCCAGCTCAAGCGCATCGAACGCAAAATGCGCGATGCCCTCGAAGCGGGCGATCTGCTCGGCTATTCGGAGTTCAACGGCCAGCTTCACGCCGAGCTTTATCGCATTGCGAAATTACCCATCGTCGCGCGCCTGCTGTTGAACCTGAAATCGCAGACCGTGCGCTATCAGTATCGGCCGATCCTGTTGCCGGGACGGCCGCCAGCATCGATCCTCGAGCACACCGAAATCGTCGACGCGGTGTGTGCGGCCGACCCCGATCGGGCCGAACGCGCGATGCGCAAGCACATCGACGAAGTGCTCGCTGCGTTGCGGCAAATCATCACGGACCGGGAAGCCGGCGCGCTGTAATCCACGCCTCGGCGGAACCCGGTATCGCGGACTGCGGTACCACATGCCGTCGCCGCCGTGTGCGTCCGGCGGTACGCTGCCATTCGGAAACCCGCCTTGGCGGAGGCGGGCGAAGGACGATAAGAGTTGCGTTCCCGCCCTGACTGGCATTCAAAACGCGGACCTCGCGCCCGTCTGGATGCAGTAAGATTTATTCAATGTTGCATCGCCGTTCCGTTCTCGCCGGTCTCACCGCCAGTCTCGCCGCTCCCGCCGTCCGCGCCCAGGAGAGCTATCCGACGCGGGCGGTCACGCTCGTCGTGCCCTTCCCGCCGGGCGGTTCGACCGACGTCATTGCGCGTGTGATCGCCGACGCGATGCGCCTTCAGCTCAAGGTGCCGGTCGTGGTGGAGAACCGCGGCGGCGCCGGCGGCACGCTCGGCACCGGTGTTGTCGCGCGCGCCAATCCCGACGGCTACACCATTGGCATGGGCACCGCGTCGACGCTCGCCATCAATCCGGCGGCCTACAAGACGCTGCCCTACGATGTTCTCGGCGATCTCGCGCCGATCGGTGCCATCGCCGAAGTGCCGAACGTGATGGAAATCAATCCGGCCATGCCGGTCACCGACATGGCGTCGTTCATCGTCTACGCCAAGGCAGGGCCCGGCCGCATCACCTACGGCTCGTCGGGCCTCGGCTCGGTCAGTCATCTGATGGGCGAGCAGTTCAAGCGCGCGACCGGCACCGATCTCGTGCACGTACCTTATCGCGGCATCGGCCCGGCGCTGGGCGACGCGGTGGCCGGGCAGATCCTGGTGATGTTCGACAATCTGCCGACGTCGCTGCCGCTCGTGCAGGCAGGCAAGCTGCGGGCGCTCGCGGTGTCGTCGAAGAAGCGCCTCGCGGCATTGCCCGACGTGCCGACCTTTACCGAACTCGGCATCGACGATCTGAGCTGGACCGCGTTCTTCGGTCTCATCGCGCCGATCAGGACGCCGTCGGCCATCATCACGACGCTCAACGATGCGCTCAACAACGCGCTGGCCGATCCGGTCGTGCGCGAGAAGCTCGCCGAGCAGCAGGCGACGGTGACGCCCGGCACCGTGGAAGCCTTCGGCGCGCTGATGAGCCGCGAGATCGCGCGCATGAAGCGCGCCTGCGAAGTGGCCAAGATCAGCATCGAGTAGCCGCTTGCGTTGCTTTGCCGCGCGCCCGGCAACGCGCCCCTCAATCCTTGTCGTAGCTCTGTCCCGGCTCTCCGGCGGGGAATAGTTCTTCGGCAATTCCGCGCCGCGTCAGACCTTCGAGCAGCAGCTCGGGCGGCTCCTCGCGGCGCTCGTCGGTGAGCTGGAAGACGCCCCAGTGAATCCCCACGGCGCGGCCGGCTTCCATGTCCTCCATGATCAGCACGGCTTCGTTCGGATCGGTATGCTGCGCCTTCATGAACCAGCGCGGCGCGTAGGCACCGATGGGGATCAGCGCCAGCTCAGGTCTGCCGAGCCGCTGCCGCATCTCGCGGAATATGCGCCCGTCGCCATAGCCGGTATCGCCGGCGAAGTAGGCGAGGCCGCCGTCGGTGCGCAGCATGAAGCCGGACCACAGCGCCATGCGCCGATCGCGGCCCGTGCGCGCTGACCAGTGATGGGCCGGCACGATCGTCACCTCGGCGTCCTTGCCGATGTCGATGCGGTCCCACCAATCGCCTGCGGTCACTCTGACATCGGGAATGGCGCGACGCAGGATCGTGTCGTTGCCGAGGGGCGTCACGATGAGCGGGCGATGCTTGGTGTGCAGGCGCCGGAGCGTCGCCATATCCATGTGGTCGTAGTGATTGTGGCTGAGCAACACGACGTCGATCGGCGGCAAAGCGCCGAAGGCGATGCCGGGCGCCCACACCCGGCGCGGGCCGATGAACGAGAAGGGACTTGCGCGTTCCGACCATACCGGATCGGTCAGCACGTTGAGGCCGCCGGCCTGGATCAACACGCTGGCGTGGCCGACGACCGTCGCTTGCAGCCCGGCGACACGGGCGTCCGGAACGGCCGGCCGCACCGGCGGCGGGGACGACCACGTGGCCCGCTCTTCTTTAAAACGCCAGCGCAGGATATCGCGAAAGCCGTGATCGGTCTCGGCGTGATCCGGATTGAAGAAGCGCAGGCCGTCGAAATGGTCGCTCGCCGGCCCGGCGTAATAGGGATTCACAGATCGCGGCACGCACGCACTCCCACGCGAATCGCCCCCCGACAATTGTGATACGTAATGTAAACCGCGCGGCTTAGTTCGCGACCATCAATAACGCATGGGTCACGAGCGGGCGCTGGCGGCCTCTTTCTCTTTCGCCGTTTCCAGGCCGCGCAGCAATTTGCGCAGCAGCGCTTCCAGCGTTTCCTGCTCGCGTTGCGTCAGGTGATCGGCGATCTCCTGCGCGCGGTAGCTGTGCTCGGTCATGGCCTCGGCGGTGATCGCATGGCCGCGCTTGGTGAGCGCGATGCGCGCGGCGCGGCCGTCGTCCGGATCGGGCTTGCGGGTCGCGAGCTTCAGCTTCTCGGCGCGATCGATGCGGTTCGTCGTCGCACCCGATGACAGCATGCAGGCTTCATAGAGCGCGGTGGGCCGCAGGCCGCGCGCATCGCCGGAGCGTTGCAACGACGCCAGCAGATCGAACATTTCCCATGTCAGACCGAACGGTTTGAGCCAGGTGTCCATGCGCTCGCGCAAGTGCGCGGCGATGCGAACAACGCGGCCGACGGTTGCGAGATACTGAAAATCGAGGTCGGGCCGCTGCCGCGCCCACTCGGCGATGAAGATGTCGATCGCGTCATTCGCTTGATTTTTGTGCATTGCATGCATCCGAATTTATCTTGACTTGAAGATAAATGGATCGGACGCTGTTGGCCAGCCGGAAACGTCTGCCATGGAGGGGCGTCATGTCACGATCGTTGAATCGCAGGCATCTCTTGCAAGGGACGGCAGCCGCCGGCCTCGCCGCTGCGATCGGAGGGCGCCGCGCTCGCGCGCAGTCGCGCACCAAGCTTCGCATCGGCGTCGTGCCGCTGATCTCGTCGGGCCCGATCTTCGTCGCGCAGGCGAAGGGCTTCTTCGAGAAGGCCGGCCTCGACGTCGAGATCAAGTATTTCGCTGACGGTGTTCTGGCGATGCCGGCTTTGGTGGCTGGCGAACTCGACGTCACGGTGGCGACGCTCAATGCCGGCCTGTTCAACGTCGTCGCCAAGGGCGCGCCATTCAAGCTGATCCTCGATCGCGGCTCGGAAAAGCCGGGCTCGGGCTCGATGACCATCGCCGCATCGAACGCGCTGGTGGAGGCGGGGCTGACGGCGCCGGACAAGATGGCGCTCTTGAAAGGCAAGAAGATCGCCATCCAGGCGCCCGGCGGCATCGATCAA from Pseudolabrys taiwanensis includes:
- a CDS encoding Bug family tripartite tricarboxylate transporter substrate binding protein, whose translation is MLHRRSVLAGLTASLAAPAVRAQESYPTRAVTLVVPFPPGGSTDVIARVIADAMRLQLKVPVVVENRGGAGGTLGTGVVARANPDGYTIGMGTASTLAINPAAYKTLPYDVLGDLAPIGAIAEVPNVMEINPAMPVTDMASFIVYAKAGPGRITYGSSGLGSVSHLMGEQFKRATGTDLVHVPYRGIGPALGDAVAGQILVMFDNLPTSLPLVQAGKLRALAVSSKKRLAALPDVPTFTELGIDDLSWTAFFGLIAPIRTPSAIITTLNDALNNALADPVVREKLAEQQATVTPGTVEAFGALMSREIARMKRACEVAKISIE
- a CDS encoding MBL fold metallo-hydrolase, whose translation is MPRSVNPYYAGPASDHFDGLRFFNPDHAETDHGFRDILRWRFKEERATWSSPPPVRPAVPDARVAGLQATVVGHASVLIQAGGLNVLTDPVWSERASPFSFIGPRRVWAPGIAFGALPPIDVVLLSHNHYDHMDMATLRRLHTKHRPLIVTPLGNDTILRRAIPDVRVTAGDWWDRIDIGKDAEVTIVPAHHWSARTGRDRRMALWSGFMLRTDGGLAYFAGDTGYGDGRIFREMRQRLGRPELALIPIGAYAPRWFMKAQHTDPNEAVLIMEDMEAGRAVGIHWGVFQLTDERREEPPELLLEGLTRRGIAEELFPAGEPGQSYDKD
- a CDS encoding MarR family winged helix-turn-helix transcriptional regulator; translated protein: MHKNQANDAIDIFIAEWARQRPDLDFQYLATVGRVVRIAAHLRERMDTWLKPFGLTWEMFDLLASLQRSGDARGLRPTALYEACMLSSGATTNRIDRAEKLKLATRKPDPDDGRAARIALTKRGHAITAEAMTEHSYRAQEIADHLTQREQETLEALLRKLLRGLETAKEKEAASARS